In Chanodichthys erythropterus isolate Z2021 chromosome 11, ASM2448905v1, whole genome shotgun sequence, a single window of DNA contains:
- the LOC137030736 gene encoding immunoglobulin kappa light chain-like translates to MQQQYSGSILQMEDVTVQVGDDVTFYCFHPKDQMNRVMWFKQTLGEKPALVASSYHWSQDSVVHDEFKKSKRFKVNSGLDSFNLTIERTVQSDSATYYCAGSFSNLVYFGVGTNLVLRGSKSNRIHILQQSGTTSSDGNVTLQCTIQNEQQSCEGEHRVYWFRQESRKSSPGIIYAQESCKNSSVTASPTRSCVYNLSMRNINPGTYYCAVVTCGEILFGHGINLDIDDEHKGQHVQFYILIGLAALLIINFITNVLLCVTKTKGNTSQQVHATDNIQSSAQYHGTSDMNYAALKFKTQNSRQQKVGRQRQTEYSGLKLNDSVP, encoded by the exons ATGCAACAGCAATATTCTGGAAGTATTTTGCAGATGGAGGATGTGACAGTTCAAGTGGGTGATGATGTGACATTTTACTGCTTTCACCCAAAAGACCAAATGAATAGAGTTATGTGGTTCAAACAGACTCTGGGAGAAAAACCTGCTCTTGTAGCCTCTTCATATCACTGGTCTCAAGACAGTGTGGTTCATGATGAGTTTAAAAAGTCAAAGCGCTTTAAAGTGAATTCAGGGCTTGACAGCTTTAATCTGACTATTGAAAGAACTGTACAATCCGATTCCGCCACATATTATTGTGCAGGTTCCTTTTCTAACCTCGTCTACTTTGGAGTTGGAACTAATCTGGTGCTTAGAG GTTCTAAATCCAACAGGATTCATATTCTGCAGCAATCTGGAACAACATCATCTGATGGAAATGTGACTCTGCAATGTACAATCCAAAATGAACAACAGAGCTGTGAAGGCGAACACAGAGTCTACTGGTTCAGACAGGAGTCAAGAAAATCTAGTCCAGGAATCATTTATGCTCAAGAAAGTTGTAAAAACAGCTCAGTGACTGCTTCTCCTACCAGGAGTTGTGTCTACAATCTCTCTATGAGAAACATCAACCCTGGGACCTACTACTGTGCTGTGGTCACATGTGGGGAGATTTTATTTGGACATGGAATTAATCTGGATATTGACG ATGAACATAAAGGTCAGCACGTGCAGTTCTACATTCTCATTGGCCTTGCAGCATTGCTGATCATAAACTTCATAACTAATGTTCTACTTTGTGTGACAAAGACAAAAG GCAACACATCCCAGCAAGTTCATGCTACAGATAACATACAATCAAGTGCACAG taccACGGGACATCTGATATGAATTATGCTGCCTTAAAATTCAAAACCCAAAACTCAAGACAGCAGAAAGTGGGGAGGCAAAGACAGACAGAATACTCTGGACTGAAATTAAACGATTCTGTACCGTGA
- the nitr4a gene encoding novel immune-type receptor 4a: MTPSVFQPNVSVTAPAGGSVILECYTTADLVVTWTCSGGQSVYWLKYEPRESHSGFIYTDGDRKDQCEKISVSGSTVQNCVHIVPKSLTSDETYFCSVVTCGNLIIGNGTKLTADVRTADSFNLTILRTSKSDSGTYFCAAAFANIVSFGTGTILLVKGADLKPAVIQQPVLGVIKPGSNVTLQCSVQVKMCDKGVQLVYWFRQSSDTIHPGMIYTHGDMKNECGKKFAASTSNAQSCLYNLPKMNVGLSDAGMYYCTVVTCDEVLFGNGTTLVIEDEFNNESMLYIILIGLAVLFLISLTINMLLCLPMRRKGRMPQQIQTSNDDTTRVQYCNTDDINYAALNLSTKRGQRKRTLDETPYSRPML; the protein is encoded by the exons ATGACACCCAGTGTTTTCCAGCCAAACGTCTCAGTCACAGCACCAGCCGGTGGTTCGGTCATCCTGGAATGCTACACCACTGCTGATCTGGTTGTGACCTGG ACTTGCTCAGGAGGGCAAAGCGTGTACTGGCTTAAATACGAACCAAGAGAGTCTCATTCAGGATTCATTTACACCGATGGAGACAGAAAAGATCAGTGTGAGAAGATCTCTGTGTCTGGATCGACTGTACAGAACTGCGTGCACATAGTACCCAAAAGCCTCACCAGTGATGAAACTTACTTTTGCAGTGTGGTCACATGTGGAAACCTAATCATTGGAAATGGAACTAAACTAACAGCTGATG TGCGAACGGCTGATAGTTTTAACTTAACCATCTTGAGGACTTCGAAATCTGATTCAGGCACGTATTTCTGTGCCGCTGCCTTCGCCAATATTGTTTCCTTTGGGACCGGAACTATTCTGCTGGTTAAAG GTGCAGACCTCAAACCTGCTGTTATACAACAGCCTGTGCTTGGTGTTATCAAGCCAGGAAGCAATGTGACTCTGCAGTGCTCAGTGCAAGTGAAAATGTGTGATAAAGGAGTACAATTAGTCTACTGGTTCAGACAGAGTTCGGACACAATCCATCCAGGAATGATTTACACTCATGGAGACATGAAAAATGAGTGTGGAAAGAAATTTGCAGCCTCCACTTCCAATGCACAGAGTTGTCTGTATAACCTCCCCAAGATGAATGTTGGTCTCTCTGATGCTGGAATGTACTACTGCACTGTGGTAACTTGTGATGAAGTTTTATTTGGAAATGGCACAACGTTGGTCATAGAAG ATGAATTTAATAATGAGAGTATGCTGTATATCATTTTAATTGGCCTTGCAGTGCTGTTTTTAATCAGCCTTACCATTAATATGTTGCTCTGTTTACCAATGAGAAGAAAAG GTAGAATGCCTCAACAAATCCAGACTTCTAATGACGATACAACCAGAGTTCAG TACTGCAACACTGATGACATTAACTATGCTGCCCTGAACCTTTCCACAAAAAGAGGTCAGAGAAAGAGGACCTTAGATGAGACACCGTACTCTAGACCGATGTTGTGA